From Cellulomonas fimi ATCC 484, a single genomic window includes:
- a CDS encoding ABC transporter substrate-binding protein, which produces MTHRAGAPPLSRDLSRRGFLRAAGVVGAGLALGACARTSASEPTEIVFFQSKPEVIGYFDELIEQFHQEQSRVRVRHDATSNLAGSFVRESPPDIGCLNYNFEISRYVERGVLSDLGDLPEAGRVLDELHPLIDVTASYPGRTSVLPYSLMAAAVLYNREIFAQQGLTVPTTWDELVAVCDALRAAGITPIYSTFKDPWTIAQGHFDYTVGGMVDTTAFFDQLKQQGTEVGPGSPVAFQKQFLPPVERMQELVAYVNDDAASRGYGDGNLAFADGQAAMYLQGPWAIGEIVKTNPDLDVGAFPLPMTDDPADRKVRVNVDLALWIPEGSTKKAAAREFLQFLMRPDVIDAYNAHALGFGVTKDAAPVTNSTLVELKEYYDRADFYLGASQLVPQSIPLQNYTQSLAAGAAPEPVLRTLDADWRRLAFRS; this is translated from the coding sequence GTGACCCACCGCGCGGGTGCTCCACCGCTGAGCCGGGACCTCAGCCGCCGCGGCTTCCTGCGGGCTGCGGGGGTCGTGGGCGCCGGTCTCGCGCTGGGCGCGTGCGCTCGCACGAGCGCGTCGGAGCCCACCGAGATCGTGTTCTTCCAGTCGAAGCCCGAGGTCATCGGGTACTTCGACGAGCTCATCGAGCAGTTCCACCAGGAGCAGTCGCGCGTGCGGGTCCGGCACGACGCCACGTCGAACCTCGCGGGCTCGTTCGTGCGCGAGTCGCCGCCGGACATCGGCTGCCTCAACTACAACTTCGAGATCTCCCGCTACGTCGAGCGCGGCGTGCTCAGCGACCTCGGAGACCTGCCGGAGGCCGGGCGGGTGCTCGACGAGCTGCACCCGCTCATCGACGTCACCGCGAGCTACCCGGGCCGCACGAGCGTCCTGCCGTACTCGCTCATGGCGGCCGCGGTGCTCTACAACCGGGAGATCTTCGCGCAGCAGGGCCTCACCGTCCCGACCACGTGGGACGAGCTCGTCGCGGTGTGCGACGCGCTCCGGGCCGCCGGGATCACGCCGATCTACAGCACCTTCAAGGACCCGTGGACCATCGCGCAGGGCCACTTCGACTACACGGTCGGCGGCATGGTCGACACCACGGCGTTCTTCGACCAGCTCAAGCAGCAGGGCACCGAGGTCGGGCCGGGCTCGCCCGTGGCGTTCCAGAAGCAGTTCCTCCCGCCCGTCGAGCGCATGCAGGAGCTCGTCGCGTACGTGAACGACGACGCCGCGAGCCGCGGATACGGCGACGGCAACCTCGCGTTCGCGGACGGCCAGGCGGCGATGTACCTGCAGGGGCCGTGGGCGATCGGGGAGATCGTCAAGACGAACCCCGACCTGGACGTCGGCGCGTTCCCGCTGCCCATGACGGACGACCCGGCGGACCGCAAGGTGCGCGTCAACGTCGACCTCGCGCTGTGGATCCCCGAGGGCTCGACGAAGAAGGCGGCGGCTCGCGAGTTCCTGCAGTTCCTCATGCGGCCGGACGTCATCGACGCCTACAACGCGCACGCCCTCGGCTTCGGCGTGACGAAGGACGCGGCGCCCGTCACGAACTCCACGCTCGTCGAGCTCAAGGAGTACTACGACCGCGCGGACTTCTACCTGGGCGCGTCCCAGCTGGTGCCCCAGTCGATCCCGCTGCAGAACTACACGCAGTCGCTCGCGGCCGGCGCGGCCCCCGAGCCGGTCCTGCGGACGCTCGACGCCGACTGGCGCCGCCTCGCGTTCCGCTCCTGA